Proteins encoded together in one Impatiens glandulifera chromosome 1, dImpGla2.1, whole genome shotgun sequence window:
- the LOC124921313 gene encoding DNA topoisomerase 6 subunit B codes for MNTGGEGSSDSSPEKKKGKSKTPRKAKDSTLKQKSPAEFFAENKNIAGFDNPGKSLYTTVRELVENALDSAESIAELPFVEITIEEIVRSKFNSMIGLVDRERIDEALYDDFETIKAREKRIAKEVRFQEIQTKNAVLGKKPKEQPAVKAPGKGRGEASFYRVTCKDNGKGMPHDDIPNMFGRVLSGTKYGLKQTRGKYGLGAKMALIWSKMSTGLPIEISSAMKGQNFVTLCKLDIDIHRNIPHIHLHEKRSNKDKWHGAEIQVVIEGNWTTYRSKILHYMRQMAVITPYSQFLFKFISDTSDKNVTIRFARRTDVMPPAPLDTKFHPSAVDLLLIKHLITETSKTTLLQFLQHEFVNIMKAHAERLIGEMGPEFKPNMPVKSLTSQQIVRIHQLFRQAKFDDPSGDCLSPAGEYNLRLGIIKELHPDMVATYSGSAQVFEGHPFIVEAGVSVGGKDVKQGLNIFRFANRIPLLFEQGADVVTRTAMKRINWNSYKINQTQDKIGVFVSIVSTKIPFKGTGKEYIGDDISEIASAVKASIKQCCIQLKSKIMKRIQAREQQERKRNLSKYIPDATGAIYEVLKDMALKHASKKTRYEDEDAEILKKVSSRLITKETLKEKLAQHVEQVDYEMALDYATQRGVNEEPKEIVYLQSLDIENNKFIDLKSPSFVFRLFQ; via the exons ATGAATACCGGAGGAGAAGGTAGCAGCGATAGTTCGCCGGAAAAAAAGAAAGGAAAGTCAAAGACCCCGAGAAAGGCCAAAGATAGCACTCTCAAACAAa AATCGCCGGCTGAATTCTTTGCtgaaaacaagaatattgcCGGATTTGATAAT CCTGGAAAAAGTCTTTACACTACTGTGAGAGAACTTGTTGAAAATGCACTGGATTCCGCGGAGTCAATCGCAGAGCTTCCATTCGTTGAGATAACAAT TGAAGAGATAGTGAGAAGTAAATTCAACTCCATGATTGGACTTGTTGACCGTGAAAGAATTGATGAGGCGTTATATGATGACTTTGAGACAATCAAGGCTCGTGAG AAAAGGATAGCTAAAGAAGTTCGTTTTCAAGAAATCCAAACAAAAAATGCTGTTCTGGGGAAGAAACCAAAAGAGCAACCTGCTGTAAAAGCACCCGGTAAGGGTCGTGGTGAGGCTTCCTTCTACAGGGTGACTTGTAAG GATAATGGCAAAGGAATGCCTCATGATGATATTCCTAATATGTTTGGACGAG TGTTGTCGGGTACCAAATATGGCTTGAAGCAGACACGTGGAAAATATGGACTTGGTGCAAAGATG GCATTAATTTGGTCCAAAATGAGTACTGGTCTACCAATTGAGATCTCATCAGCTATGAAGGGTCAGAATTTTGTTACTCTTTGCAAGCTGGACATAGACATTCATAG GAATATTCCTCACATACATCTACATGAAAAACGAAGCAATAAGGATAAGTGGCATGGAGCAGAAATACAAGTTGTCATTGAAGGAAATTGGACTACTTACCGT TCCAAGATATTGCATTATATGCGGCAAATGGCTGTTATAACACCCTAttctcaatttctttttaaatttatctcaGATACATCAGA TAAGAATGTCACCATTAGATTTGCAAGAAGAACTGATGTAATGCCACCAGCCCCACTTGACACAAAATTCCACCCTTCAGCTGTGGATTTGCTTCTCATTAAACACCTTATTACAGAAACTTCAAAGACAACCCTACTACAATTTCTTCAGCATGAATTTGTCAACATAATGAAGGCACATGCTGAACGTCTAATAG gggAAATGGGTCCAGAATTTAAACCTAACATGCCTGTGAAGTCTCTTACCTCTCAGCAAATAGTTCGCATCCATCAATTGTTTCGCCAAGCTAAGTTTGATGATCCTAGTGGCGAT TGTCTTAGTCCTGCCGGGGAATATAACCTTCGTCTTGGAATCATAAAAGAGCTGCACCCTGATATGGTTGCAACATACTCGGGAAG TGCTCAAGTCTTTGAAGGCCATCCATTCATTGTTGAAGCAGGTGTTAGTGTTGGTGGAAAGGATGTCAAACAA GGGCTGAATATTTTCAGATTTGCAAATCgaattcctcttctgtttgagCAAGGCGCTGATGTTGTCACAAGGACTGCCATGAAAAGAATCAA TTGGAACAGTTACAAGATTAACCAGACACAAGATAAAATTGGTGTCTTTGTCAGCATTGTAAGCACAAAAATCCCATTCAAAGGGACCGGCAAAGAGTATATCGGTGATGACATAAGTGAAATAGCTTCTGCTGTAAAG GCTTCCATTAAACAATGCTGCATCCAGCTAAAGTCAAAAATCATGAAGAGAATTCAAGCTCGTGAGCAGCAGGAGAGAAAAAGAAATTTGAGCAA GTATATACCTGATGCAACAGGCGCCATATACGAGGTCCTAAAAGACATGGCTCTGAAACATGCCTCGAAAAAAACACgctatgaagatgaagatgcagAAATTCTGAAGAAAGTTTCGTCTCGCTTGATAACCAAGGAGACCCTTAAAGAAAAACTCGCGCAACATGTCGAGCAG GTTGACTACGAAATGGCGTTGGATTATGCAACACAGAGAGGAGTGAATGAAGAACCGAAAGAAATCGTTTATTTACAGTCGCTCGACATAGAGAATAATAAGTTTATTGATTTGAAGAGCCCCTCTTTTGTATTTCGCCTTTTCCAATAG